In Pseudomonas sp. MM213, a genomic segment contains:
- a CDS encoding ABC transporter permease, with amino-acid sequence MRVFRETLRALLSHWRQHPVQFFSVLTGLWLATSLLTGVQALNSQARESYARASQLIGGEPQASLSAPGGGTFSQALFIELRRDGWPVSPVLQGRVTLKGHEDQRLQLMGIEPVSLPAGSAVAGRALDIEQIVRFFSPPGSTWISPQTLQALGMREGEQPLTLSGATLPPLHVQTDMAPGVLLVDIGFAQQILGLPEQLSRLLLPKNFTATLPDQFKSQLQLKSSGEENNLSRLTESFHLNLDALGFLSFVVGLFIVHAAIGLALEQRRGLLRTLRACGVSARMLIACLAVELGGLALLGGLAGVASGYLLASVLLPDVAASLRGLYGAEVAGQLSLSPWWWLSGVGLSLLGALLAGANSLLRAARLPLLALADPQAWHQAHARWLRRQAWVAAIAGVIALLALIRGESLASGFVLMAALLIGAALALPVVLNSVLNLTLQRSRSVLGQWFLADCRQQLPALSLALMALLLALAANIGAGSMTAGFRQTFSNWLEQRLTAELYVNPQNPAQARELQSWLKQQPSLSAVLPNWQVSIQLQGWPADVFGVIDHPTYRQHWPLLEALGDNPWDRLAKDDALMLSEQLARRLKVHLGDHLTIPTPAGPWSPRIVGIYADYGNPKGHLLVNVNHLLRGWPQLTPNRFNLRIDPPLIAPFLQTLQARFALDDSRIVDQARLKGWSTQVFERTFAATAALNSLTLAVAGVALFISLLTQSQSRLGQLAPLWALGVTRRQLMLLNLGQTWLLAVLTLMLALPLGIALAWCLDTVINVQAFGWRLPLRVFPLQLLQLMGLALFATLLASAWPLYALYRSQPADLLRTFAHED; translated from the coding sequence GTGCGAGTCTTTCGCGAGACGTTGCGGGCGCTGCTCAGCCATTGGCGGCAGCACCCGGTGCAATTTTTCAGTGTGCTGACCGGGCTGTGGCTGGCCACCAGCCTGCTGACCGGCGTGCAGGCGCTCAACAGTCAGGCGCGGGAAAGTTATGCGCGGGCCAGTCAGTTGATCGGTGGTGAGCCGCAGGCCAGCCTCAGCGCACCCGGTGGCGGGACTTTTTCTCAGGCATTGTTTATCGAACTGCGCCGCGACGGTTGGCCTGTGTCGCCGGTGCTGCAAGGGCGGGTGACGCTCAAGGGCCATGAAGACCAGCGCTTGCAACTGATGGGCATCGAGCCGGTGTCGCTGCCGGCCGGTTCGGCGGTGGCCGGGCGGGCATTGGACATCGAGCAGATCGTCCGGTTTTTCAGCCCGCCGGGCAGCACCTGGATTTCGCCGCAGACGTTGCAAGCGTTGGGCATGCGCGAAGGCGAGCAGCCACTGACGTTGAGCGGGGCGACTTTACCGCCGCTGCATGTTCAAACCGACATGGCCCCCGGCGTTTTGCTGGTGGATATCGGCTTCGCCCAGCAGATTCTGGGGCTGCCGGAGCAACTGTCACGTCTGCTGCTGCCCAAGAATTTCACCGCCACCTTGCCGGATCAGTTCAAAAGCCAGCTCCAACTCAAAAGCAGCGGCGAAGAAAACAACCTCTCGCGCCTCACCGAAAGTTTTCACCTGAACCTCGATGCCTTGGGTTTTCTGTCTTTCGTGGTCGGCCTGTTCATCGTTCACGCGGCCATCGGGCTGGCGCTGGAACAACGCCGAGGGCTGCTGCGAACCCTGCGCGCCTGTGGTGTCAGCGCACGGATGTTGATCGCTTGCCTCGCTGTTGAACTGGGCGGCCTGGCACTGCTCGGCGGCCTCGCCGGGGTTGCCAGCGGCTACCTGCTGGCCAGCGTGCTGCTGCCGGATGTCGCCGCCAGTTTGCGCGGTTTGTACGGTGCCGAAGTGGCGGGGCAGTTGAGCCTCAGCCCATGGTGGTGGCTCAGTGGCGTCGGCCTGAGCCTGCTCGGCGCGTTATTGGCCGGTGCCAACAGTTTGTTGCGGGCGGCGCGTCTGCCGTTGCTGGCCCTGGCCGATCCGCAAGCCTGGCATCAGGCTCACGCACGCTGGTTGCGGCGCCAGGCGTGGGTCGCGGCGATTGCCGGCGTGATCGCGTTGCTGGCGCTGATCCGGGGCGAAAGTCTCGCCAGTGGATTTGTGCTGATGGCGGCGTTGTTGATCGGTGCCGCACTGGCGCTGCCGGTGGTGCTCAACAGCGTGCTGAACCTGACGCTGCAGCGCAGCCGCTCGGTGCTCGGCCAATGGTTTCTCGCCGATTGCCGCCAGCAACTGCCGGCCCTGAGCCTGGCGCTGATGGCGCTGCTGTTGGCATTGGCGGCGAACATCGGCGCCGGCAGCATGACCGCCGGTTTCCGCCAGACCTTCAGCAACTGGCTCGAACAACGCCTGACTGCCGAGCTCTACGTGAACCCGCAAAATCCGGCCCAGGCCCGAGAACTGCAGAGTTGGCTCAAACAGCAACCCTCCCTCAGTGCGGTGCTGCCCAACTGGCAGGTGTCGATCCAGTTGCAAGGCTGGCCGGCGGACGTGTTCGGCGTGATCGATCACCCGACCTATCGCCAGCACTGGCCGCTGTTGGAGGCCTTGGGCGACAACCCGTGGGACCGGCTGGCCAAGGACGACGCCTTGATGCTCAGCGAACAACTGGCGCGGCGGTTGAAAGTGCATCTGGGCGACCACCTGACGATTCCCACACCGGCGGGCCCCTGGTCGCCGCGAATCGTCGGGATCTACGCCGACTACGGCAACCCCAAGGGTCACCTCCTGGTCAACGTCAATCATCTGCTGCGCGGCTGGCCGCAACTGACGCCGAACCGTTTCAACCTGCGCATCGACCCGCCGTTGATTGCGCCGTTCCTGCAAACCCTGCAAGCGCGCTTCGCCCTCGATGACAGTCGCATCGTCGATCAGGCCCGGCTCAAGGGCTGGTCCACACAAGTGTTCGAACGCACCTTCGCCGCCACTGCCGCACTGAACAGCCTGACCCTTGCAGTCGCGGGCGTGGCGCTGTTTATCAGCCTGCTGACCCAGAGCCAGAGCCGCCTCGGACAACTCGCGCCCCTGTGGGCGCTGGGCGTGACGCGCCGACAATTGATGCTGCTCAACCTCGGGCAAACCTGGCTGCTGGCGGTGCTGACACTGATGTTGGCGTTGCCGTTGGGCATCGCGCTGGCGTGGTGCCTGGACACGGTGATCAACGTTCAGGCGTTCGGTTGGCGCCTGCCGTTGCGGGTCTTTCCGTTGCAGCTGTTGCAGTTGATGGGGCTGGCGTTGTTCGCGACTTTGCTGGCGTCGGCGTGGCCGCTGTACGCGCTGTATCGCTCGCAACCGGCGGACCTGCTGAGGACGTTTGCTCATGAGGATTAA
- a CDS encoding lipocalin-like domain-containing protein, producing MRIKLGALLLALFLSGCDDTAPVEKGFAGLGGEAAAFTPVVPGRVFSFPADHGPHDGFRIEWWYVTANLKDDQGREFGVQWTLFRSALKAAPEVAGWGNQVIWLGHAAVTSATVHHAAERYSRGGVGQAGVSLDPFNAWIDDWRFSSQGADPLAELQLSARDKAFGYQLRLTSTRPLVLQGDKGFSQKSEQGQASYYYSQPFFQASGTLDIDGKAYQVSGPAWLDREWSSQPLTANQTGWDWFSLHLDSGEQVMLYRMRQKNGEPYLTGTWIDAQGQTQLLHAADIILTPQDTATVAGRSMPVRWSIKIPAKHLDITLDALNRNAWMNLRIPYWEGPVRLSGSHAGQGYLEMTGY from the coding sequence ATGAGGATTAAGCTCGGCGCGTTGTTGCTGGCACTTTTTTTGAGCGGCTGCGATGACACGGCGCCGGTTGAAAAAGGCTTCGCCGGGCTCGGGGGTGAAGCCGCCGCGTTCACACCGGTAGTGCCCGGCCGGGTGTTCAGCTTCCCGGCGGATCACGGTCCCCACGATGGCTTTCGGATCGAGTGGTGGTACGTCACGGCTAACCTCAAGGACGATCAGGGCCGCGAGTTCGGCGTGCAATGGACGCTGTTTCGCAGTGCGTTGAAAGCCGCGCCCGAGGTGGCGGGTTGGGGCAATCAGGTGATCTGGTTGGGGCATGCTGCGGTGACCTCTGCCACGGTGCATCATGCTGCCGAGCGTTATTCCCGGGGCGGCGTTGGTCAGGCGGGTGTGAGTCTTGACCCGTTCAATGCGTGGATCGACGACTGGCGATTCAGCAGCCAGGGCGCCGATCCTCTGGCGGAGCTTCAACTCAGTGCCCGCGACAAGGCGTTCGGCTACCAGCTGCGGCTGACGTCCACGCGTCCACTGGTGCTTCAGGGCGACAAGGGTTTCAGTCAGAAATCCGAACAGGGCCAGGCGTCGTACTACTACAGCCAGCCGTTTTTCCAGGCCAGCGGCACGTTGGATATCGACGGCAAGGCCTATCAGGTCAGCGGTCCAGCCTGGCTTGACCGCGAGTGGAGCAGCCAGCCGCTGACCGCCAATCAGACGGGGTGGGACTGGTTTTCCCTGCACCTGGACAGCGGCGAACAGGTCATGCTGTACCGCATGCGGCAGAAAAACGGCGAGCCGTATCTCACCGGCACCTGGATCGACGCGCAGGGCCAGACTCAGTTATTGCACGCCGCCGACATCATCCTCACGCCACAAGACACCGCGACAGTCGCCGGTCGTTCGATGCCGGTGCGCTGGTCAATCAAAATCCCCGCCAAGCACCTCGACATCACCCTCGATGCCCTCAATCGCAATGCCTGGATGAATTTGCGCATTCCATACTGGGAAGGCCCTGTGCGCCTGAGCGGCAGTCATGCGGGGCAGGGCTATCTGGAAATGACCGGGTATTGA
- a CDS encoding VanW family protein: MKPLSLYHPALYWLRVWQKRLFRQLAWRFSRKRYARPKDTFERLPYRYLKHTSKLIRKLGDSDLQLQHNKVVNLKLAVASIDGVVIGPGEYFSFCRLVGRPTRKRGYVEGMELSFGEARSGVGGGICQLSNLIHWMAIHSPLLVVERSNHSFDPFPDEGRVLPFGSGAAIFYNYIDLVLHNPTDRHFQLKLKVAEQQLEGELLCDQIRAFRYHVYQREHRFVREGGRVFRENEIWRDVRSKGQESQVLESTRLYKNRVVVKYEVEESLLAERA; encoded by the coding sequence ATGAAACCTCTCTCCCTTTATCACCCGGCCCTCTACTGGCTGCGCGTGTGGCAAAAAAGACTGTTCCGCCAACTGGCGTGGCGCTTCTCCCGCAAACGTTACGCTCGCCCGAAAGACACCTTTGAGCGCTTGCCGTACCGATACCTCAAACACACCTCCAAACTGATCCGCAAACTCGGCGACTCCGATTTGCAGCTGCAACACAACAAAGTCGTGAACCTGAAATTGGCCGTGGCTTCAATAGACGGCGTGGTCATTGGCCCCGGTGAATACTTTTCCTTCTGCCGTCTGGTCGGCCGACCGACCCGAAAACGCGGTTACGTCGAAGGCATGGAACTGTCCTTTGGTGAAGCACGCAGCGGCGTCGGTGGCGGGATTTGCCAACTAAGCAACCTGATCCACTGGATGGCGATTCACTCCCCGCTGCTGGTAGTCGAACGATCGAATCACAGCTTCGACCCATTTCCTGACGAGGGGCGTGTGCTGCCATTCGGTTCCGGGGCGGCAATCTTTTACAACTACATCGACCTGGTGTTGCACAACCCGACGGATCGGCACTTTCAGTTGAAGTTGAAAGTGGCTGAGCAGCAGTTGGAAGGGGAGTTGTTGTGTGATCAGATCCGGGCGTTTCGGTATCACGTTTATCAACGGGAACACCGGTTTGTGCGTGAAGGCGGGCGGGTGTTTCGGGAGAATGAAATCTGGCGGGATGTGAGGAGCAAGGGGCAGGAGAGTCAGGTGTTGGAGAGTACGCGGCTTTATAAGAATCGGGTGGTGGTCAAGTATGAGGTTGAAGAGAGTTTATTGGCTGAGCGTGCATAA
- a CDS encoding DUF6708 domain-containing protein: MSVEIKQPGDWRDLSNQRPVAGETRRFATGETLFFSPLPIPTGQTPMDLGGSFLEVNDTYLDVGSSNFNKAFQARVMIASVMLLLIVSLIVGPFIAGLMSIGDPYDRTFIYIFKEFFPMGAAIGAWGAAGAAVLGLYAVISTTLNKSKTRPIRFNRQRREVCFFPNNSNVPVIQPWEELVAWLSVSTGSTGEGIISTYTFGMAFDDPKSDTVHFVNQGVATPIHGLGEWEAIRVYMEKGPQYCPGKAPYEGRHTFDQERADMHEEYQHNERSALGVGWWYLTHLITWWRFPYWVAEWDHGYSMKALPDSIADWSKPLPPEQWATPSAELVAQSARIEKAFAQGQSFMEYFNASKHPMQKTS, translated from the coding sequence ATGAGCGTAGAGATCAAACAGCCCGGTGATTGGCGGGACTTGAGCAATCAGCGCCCTGTCGCTGGTGAGACCCGACGTTTTGCCACTGGCGAGACATTGTTCTTTTCACCACTACCCATTCCTACCGGGCAGACACCAATGGATTTGGGTGGAAGCTTTCTTGAGGTCAATGATACTTATCTCGATGTCGGTAGTAGCAACTTCAATAAGGCTTTCCAAGCCAGAGTGATGATCGCAAGTGTAATGCTCTTGTTGATTGTAAGTTTGATAGTAGGACCTTTTATCGCAGGCTTGATGAGTATCGGTGATCCCTACGACCGAACATTTATATACATTTTCAAAGAGTTTTTTCCCATGGGTGCTGCCATCGGCGCTTGGGGAGCGGCAGGCGCAGCGGTTTTAGGACTGTATGCAGTGATCAGTACCACCCTCAATAAATCCAAGACCCGCCCCATCCGCTTCAACCGCCAGCGCCGCGAAGTCTGTTTCTTCCCCAACAACTCCAACGTACCCGTCATCCAGCCATGGGAAGAACTGGTCGCCTGGCTCTCAGTCAGCACCGGTTCAACAGGCGAAGGCATCATCAGCACTTACACCTTTGGCATGGCCTTCGACGATCCCAAGTCCGACACAGTCCACTTCGTAAACCAAGGCGTAGCAACACCCATCCATGGCTTGGGCGAGTGGGAAGCGATCCGCGTTTATATGGAAAAAGGACCGCAGTACTGCCCCGGCAAGGCGCCTTACGAAGGCCGCCATACCTTCGATCAAGAGCGTGCCGATATGCATGAGGAATACCAGCACAACGAGCGTTCCGCTTTAGGCGTTGGCTGGTGGTATCTGACACACCTGATCACTTGGTGGCGTTTCCCTTACTGGGTTGCAGAGTGGGACCATGGCTACAGTATGAAAGCGCTGCCGGACTCGATTGCAGATTGGTCGAAACCACTGCCGCCGGAGCAATGGGCAACGCCAAGTGCCGAGTTGGTTGCACAGAGCGCCAGGATTGAAAAAGCCTTTGCTCAGGGCCAGAGCTTCATGGAGTATTTCAACGCCAGTAAGCACCCGATGCAAAAAACAAGTTAA
- a CDS encoding DUF6708 domain-containing protein: MTPISAQHDEFDIKQQRPAAGETRRFATGEALFFSPLPVPTGQIPMDFGGSFVEVNETFLDLGSSNFGKAFQARAMIGLGMIFIFSCLIVLPLLAGSTTWGNPFSESFWDRAAGMFHFGVTFSLWGGAIAALLGTYVILSTTRAKSRTRPIRFNRQRREVCFFPEGSDAPVIQPWEETVSWLSISTGVTGVGVTSAYTFGMAFDDSRADVVHFVRQGVMTPTHGLGKWEAIRVYMEKGPEFCPGKAPYEGRHTFDKERQDVHEEYQHNERSALGVGWWYLTHLITWWRFPYWVAEWDHRFSMKSLPNSIAEWSKPLPSEQWAKPSQALNEQSAKIERAFAQGQDFMTYFKANLSKTEAKESADSSAL; encoded by the coding sequence ATGACACCTATCTCTGCGCAGCACGACGAGTTCGATATTAAACAGCAGCGCCCTGCCGCCGGTGAAACTCGTCGTTTTGCTACTGGAGAGGCTCTATTTTTTTCGCCACTGCCGGTGCCTACCGGGCAAATCCCCATGGATTTCGGCGGAAGCTTCGTTGAAGTCAACGAGACATTCCTCGACTTGGGCAGTAGTAATTTCGGCAAGGCTTTCCAAGCTAGGGCAATGATTGGGCTCGGTATGATATTCATCTTCTCATGCCTGATTGTTTTGCCTTTGCTTGCAGGATCTACTACTTGGGGAAATCCATTTTCCGAATCCTTTTGGGACAGAGCTGCAGGTATGTTCCATTTCGGTGTGACCTTTAGTCTTTGGGGAGGAGCAATAGCCGCGCTTCTCGGTACTTACGTTATTTTGAGCACTACCAGAGCGAAGTCCCGCACCCGTCCAATTCGATTCAACCGCCAACGTCGTGAAGTCTGCTTTTTCCCCGAAGGTTCTGACGCTCCTGTCATTCAACCATGGGAAGAGACAGTATCTTGGCTCTCAATCAGTACAGGTGTGACTGGAGTGGGGGTAACAAGCGCCTATACCTTTGGTATGGCGTTCGACGATTCCAGAGCTGACGTAGTGCACTTTGTGAGACAAGGAGTAATGACTCCTACTCATGGCTTGGGCAAATGGGAAGCCATACGTGTCTATATGGAAAAAGGACCGGAGTTCTGCCCTGGCAAAGCCCCCTACGAAGGGCGTCACACCTTCGATAAAGAACGACAAGACGTGCACGAGGAATACCAGCACAACGAGCGTTCCGCTTTAGGCGTTGGCTGGTGGTACCTGACACACCTGATCACCTGGTGGCGTTTTCCGTACTGGGTAGCGGAATGGGATCATCGTTTCAGCATGAAGTCCCTACCTAACTCGATTGCTGAGTGGTCCAAACCCTTACCGTCTGAGCAATGGGCCAAGCCGAGCCAAGCTTTGAACGAGCAAAGCGCGAAGATTGAAAGAGCCTTTGCTCAAGGACAGGATTTCATGACGTACTTCAAGGCCAACCTCAGCAAAACCGAGGCAAAGGAATCAGCGGATAGTTCGGCATTATGA
- a CDS encoding DUF6708 domain-containing protein, translated as MPVSDNDTIEEINIKLQRPTAGEVRKFATGEAVFLAPLPVPTGDTAMDLDGSFIEVNESYLDIGSSNSNKAFQTQAMIGLVMAFIITCVVIGPLIIGLTAFGDPYGRSFSDNFLEFFFPGLEFAMWGALGFSAMGIYVILSSTFNKTRSRPIRFHRQRREVCFFPNGSDEQVIQPWEEMVSWLSVSTGVTGVGVMSNYTFGMAFDDQKHNKVHFVNQQVMTPTHALSKWEAIRIYMEKGPKFCPGKAPYEGRHTFDQQREIISQEYREGDRSALGVGWWYFSHLITLWRFPYWVAEWDHRYSMKSLPNSIAEWSKPLPPEQWAKPSQALKEQSAKIEKAFAQGQDFMTYFKANLNANKTEESINN; from the coding sequence ATGCCAGTATCTGACAATGACACAATCGAAGAAATCAATATAAAACTTCAACGCCCGACAGCCGGAGAAGTACGTAAGTTTGCGACGGGCGAGGCCGTATTCCTGGCTCCACTCCCCGTCCCTACTGGCGACACCGCTATGGACTTAGATGGAAGCTTCATAGAAGTTAATGAATCTTATCTCGACATTGGAAGCAGTAATTCCAACAAGGCATTTCAAACACAAGCTATGATTGGACTCGTCATGGCTTTTATAATTACATGCGTTGTGATCGGCCCCCTTATCATTGGCCTAACAGCTTTTGGGGATCCTTATGGCCGAAGCTTTTCAGATAATTTTTTAGAGTTTTTCTTTCCAGGATTGGAATTTGCTATGTGGGGGGCCTTGGGTTTCTCAGCTATGGGGATTTACGTAATTCTCAGCAGTACTTTTAATAAAACTCGAAGCCGTCCAATCCGCTTCCATCGACAACGACGCGAGGTTTGCTTCTTTCCCAACGGGTCCGACGAGCAGGTCATCCAGCCATGGGAAGAAATGGTCTCATGGCTTTCCGTCAGCACGGGCGTTACAGGTGTAGGCGTCATGAGCAATTACACTTTTGGAATGGCATTCGACGACCAAAAACATAATAAAGTGCACTTTGTTAACCAACAAGTTATGACGCCGACCCATGCATTAAGCAAGTGGGAAGCAATACGTATCTATATGGAAAAAGGCCCGAAATTTTGCCCCGGCAAGGCGCCATATGAAGGTCGACACACATTCGATCAACAACGTGAAATCATTAGTCAGGAATACCGCGAAGGCGACCGCTCCGCGCTTGGAGTTGGTTGGTGGTACTTTTCCCATCTAATCACCTTGTGGCGTTTTCCGTACTGGGTAGCGGAATGGGACCACCGCTATAGCATGAAGTCCTTACCTAACTCCATTGCTGAATGGTCAAAACCTCTACCGCCTGAGCAGTGGGCCAAGCCGAGTCAAGCTCTGAAAGAGCAAAGCGCCAAGATCGAGAAGGCTTTTGCTCAGGGACAAGATTTCATGACTTACTTCAAGGCAAATCTAAACGCAAACAAGACAGAAGAATCGATAAATAACTGA
- a CDS encoding DUF6708 domain-containing protein produces MPSKPEQQVELDLKNHRPMAGETRRFATGEALFFSPLPVPTGQIPMDLGGSFVEVNDTYLDLGSSNLSKSFQARLAVSLPTVVVLVCLFVLPTLMGFAAFINPFGRSFWFYFSDFFEFGLSLALWCGGGAALIGLYAIISTTRSKARTRPIRFNRQRREVCYFPDGSDEPVIQPWEDTVAWISVSTGFTGVGVISSYTFGMAIDNPKADTVHFLVQEVMTPIHGLGKWEAIRVYMEKGPEFCPGKAPYEGRHTFDKERQDMHEEYQHNERSALGVGWWYLTHLITWWRFPYWVAEWDHRFSMKSLPESIAEWSKPLPSEQWAKPSQALKEQSAKIEKAFAQGQDFMTYFKADLNVNMTEESINI; encoded by the coding sequence ATGCCATCCAAACCAGAACAGCAAGTCGAACTTGACCTCAAAAACCACCGTCCCATGGCGGGTGAAACTCGTCGTTTTGCCACAGGTGAAGCACTATTTTTCTCTCCGTTGCCAGTTCCTACCGGGCAAATCCCAATGGATCTCGGCGGAAGCTTCGTTGAAGTCAACGACACCTACCTGGACTTGGGCAGCAGCAACCTCAGCAAATCTTTCCAAGCACGTTTAGCTGTTTCGCTTCCTACAGTCGTAGTTCTCGTTTGTCTGTTTGTTCTCCCAACCTTGATGGGCTTCGCAGCATTCATAAATCCATTCGGTAGAAGCTTTTGGTTTTACTTCAGCGATTTTTTTGAGTTTGGACTATCACTAGCGCTCTGGTGTGGAGGAGGAGCAGCGCTGATCGGCCTGTACGCGATTATCAGCACCACCAGAAGCAAAGCCCGTACCCGACCTATCCGATTTAACCGTCAGCGCCGAGAGGTCTGTTACTTCCCGGATGGTTCCGACGAACCAGTGATCCAGCCTTGGGAAGACACGGTTGCGTGGATCTCAGTCAGCACCGGATTTACAGGAGTAGGCGTAATCAGTAGCTACACCTTTGGCATGGCCATAGATAATCCCAAGGCCGATACTGTGCACTTTCTTGTACAAGAGGTCATGACTCCTATTCATGGACTAGGCAAATGGGAAGCCATACGTGTCTACATGGAAAAAGGTCCAGAATTCTGCCCTGGCAAAGCACCCTACGAGGGTCGTCACACCTTCGATAAAGAACGACAAGACATGCATGAGGAATACCAGCACAACGAGCGTTCTGCTTTAGGCGTTGGCTGGTGGTACCTGACACACCTGATCACTTGGTGGCGTTTTCCGTACTGGGTAGCGGAATGGGACCATCGTTTCAGCATGAAGTCTCTACCTGAATCCATTGCTGAGTGGTCTAAACCTTTACCGTCTGAGCAATGGGCCAAGCCGAGCCAAGCTTTGAAAGAGCAAAGCGCCAAGATCGAGAAGGCCTTCGCTCAGGGACAAGATTTCATGACTTACTTCAAGGCAGATCTAAACGTAAATATGACAGAAGAATCGATAAATATCTGA
- a CDS encoding toxin VasX translates to MTTPTSAGKSPNNVAKSQDDGKCSLGGCPLMKAKIQLIPLRYGLVERLDPSSALAMPYKTTSRPLGIRLIRDGWLYVIVDKKPQAVMHEYRIQNGIVTQLLWEKGEITANKRESNVGEAVLVFPRSSKLYVNYSEVQWTAAKCAQVIKHKSEREYFMQAVDLTKADPEKGAANLLTPSQAEKWIAEVAEQPSKSPAAAGAKPEESKDYLWEQASHFKKTQLGALKKQVKAENERDHLYLVVQDDLGVLRDLAEHQDLVTGWISDWSDAEANQKKYVFGCYIESLYTVTGETILNAAQGDPRFAELKDETSEDQRQSIVDYVNVKNQTQYSGVGTHRGAIAASKSRMRSSLRSLYSKYEDLIETIEDNADDALDGAKMGQQGINDLIDRPAMEAFLKQQRAQLSRWNKRLDLISDDRANLISEERFQRSAWYFDPKFGDQLETTLATEYACMRDICRTDKATEKLADLIEKQPGFTVPTFFTLSLTDQKDMHAKVTSFIKSLRDTYMVKDDYQGAQALSGKFGNLLTQNLASAMQLSENGIILGQLRNTAYEPAKQLRLAGALDEAMQALRSGQPLDPAKVLRRIPGSAWIDVLRAFGKGGLRWNLPLSVK, encoded by the coding sequence ATGACCACGCCAACATCGGCCGGCAAAAGCCCGAACAACGTTGCAAAAAGCCAGGACGACGGCAAGTGCTCCCTGGGTGGCTGCCCCCTGATGAAGGCCAAGATCCAGCTCATCCCGCTGCGTTATGGCCTCGTCGAACGGCTCGACCCATCCAGTGCACTGGCGATGCCGTACAAGACCACTTCCCGTCCACTGGGCATTCGCTTGATCCGCGACGGCTGGCTCTACGTCATCGTCGACAAAAAACCTCAAGCCGTCATGCACGAATACCGCATCCAGAACGGCATCGTGACCCAACTGCTGTGGGAAAAAGGCGAGATCACCGCCAACAAACGCGAAAGCAACGTAGGCGAAGCCGTGTTGGTCTTCCCGCGTTCGAGCAAGCTCTACGTCAACTACTCCGAAGTGCAATGGACCGCCGCCAAATGCGCGCAGGTCATCAAGCACAAGTCCGAGCGTGAATACTTCATGCAGGCAGTGGACCTGACCAAGGCTGATCCGGAGAAAGGCGCGGCTAATCTGCTGACGCCGAGTCAGGCGGAGAAGTGGATTGCGGAAGTGGCGGAGCAGCCGAGTAAATCACCGGCAGCTGCAGGGGCTAAACCAGAGGAAAGCAAAGACTATCTCTGGGAACAAGCGTCGCACTTCAAGAAAACTCAGCTGGGTGCGCTGAAAAAACAAGTGAAAGCGGAAAACGAGCGTGATCACCTGTACCTGGTTGTGCAAGACGATTTAGGTGTTCTGCGCGACCTTGCCGAGCATCAGGATTTGGTAACTGGCTGGATCAGTGACTGGAGTGACGCTGAAGCCAATCAAAAGAAGTATGTGTTTGGTTGCTACATCGAATCGTTGTACACCGTAACCGGCGAAACCATTCTGAATGCCGCCCAAGGCGACCCGCGTTTTGCCGAACTCAAGGACGAAACAAGCGAAGACCAGCGGCAATCGATCGTCGACTACGTCAACGTTAAAAATCAAACGCAGTATTCGGGGGTAGGTACACATCGTGGGGCAATTGCGGCTTCGAAGTCACGGATGCGTTCGAGTCTTCGATCGCTATATTCCAAATACGAAGATCTGATCGAGACCATCGAAGACAACGCAGATGACGCGCTCGACGGCGCTAAAATGGGACAACAGGGCATAAACGATTTAATCGATCGGCCCGCCATGGAAGCCTTCCTGAAACAGCAACGCGCCCAACTCAGTCGTTGGAACAAACGACTAGATCTGATCAGCGATGATCGTGCGAACCTGATCAGTGAGGAACGTTTCCAGCGTTCAGCCTGGTATTTCGACCCCAAATTTGGCGATCAACTCGAAACGACTCTCGCGACTGAATATGCCTGTATGAGAGACATTTGCCGAACAGATAAAGCAACTGAAAAGCTTGCCGATCTGATCGAGAAACAACCAGGTTTTACCGTACCAACCTTCTTTACCTTGAGTTTGACTGATCAGAAGGACATGCACGCCAAGGTCACATCCTTCATCAAGTCCCTGCGCGATACCTATATGGTCAAAGACGACTATCAAGGTGCACAGGCACTCAGCGGAAAATTTGGCAATCTGCTTACTCAAAACCTCGCCTCCGCGATGCAGTTGAGTGAAAACGGCATTATTCTCGGTCAGTTGCGCAACACTGCGTATGAACCGGCAAAGCAATTGCGACTGGCAGGAGCGCTGGATGAGGCCATGCAAGCATTACGCAGTGGTCAGCCACTAGATCCCGCAAAAGTATTGCGCCGAATTCCTGGATCGGCCTGGATAGATGTTCTACGTGCCTTTGGTAAGGGGGGATTACGCTGGAATTTGCCTCTGTCGGTCAAATAA